The Biomphalaria glabrata chromosome 13, xgBioGlab47.1, whole genome shotgun sequence sequence tAGTATTCGATATTACATtggtctagtcagtctagtgaTACGACAATAGTCGGACATAGACGATCACattttatatgtaaataaatcAAAGTTGATATTAAACAAGCTGTTTCTCAAGTATATGAACTCGTTTGTCTTTGTACTATTATTGTAACGCGAGAGTaatatagaaataaagaatAACCATGCAACAAGTCAACATTATCTACAGTGACAAACAGAAGCAGGAACAAGTCAACATTATTTACAGCGACAAACAGAACAGGAAACAAGTCAACATTATCAACAGCGACAAACAGAAGTTTGTCTTTGTACTATTATTGTAACGCGAGATTAACATACAAATAAAGAATAACCATGCAACAAGTGACAAACAGATGAAGAAACAAGTCAACATCATCTACAGCGACAAACAGAACAGGAAACAAGTCAACATCATCTACAGCGACAAACAGAACAGGAAACAAGTCAACATCATCTACAGCGACAAACAGAATAGGAAGCAAGTCAACATTATCAACAGCGACAAACAGAAGCAGGAACAAGTCAACATTATCAACAGCGACAAACATATGCAGGAACAAGTCAACATTATCTACAGCCACAAACAGAACAAGAAACAAGTCAACATCATCTACAGCCACAAACAGAACAAGAAACAAGTCAACATCATCTACAGCCACAAACAGAACAAGAAACAAGTCAACATTATCTACAGCCACAAACAGAACAAGAAACAAGTCAACATTATCTACAGCCACAAACAGAACAAGAAAGAATTACAAACTTCCAAGCTTGTTCCAATTAATCACGTGACGTGGAACGTCACCCTCTTCGATACAGCCTACAAACTTCACTCACCTAATTAAGAGCATACGTAGGCCTAATTCTTAAGTTTATGGTACATCATTTCTCCTAAGTGATATTTGATGCCCCGAATGATTTTTTTCCAGGCTGGAAGACAGGGAAGGGGCGGTCTTTCCCAGACGGCCATGTTTTTGGCACTTGCCACTAAACTGGTTGAAACATTCTGTTAAGTCATTATCTAGATTTCGGGAACTAATCACGTGGCTTTGAAATACGTTTAGCAAAAGATTTGGAAAGATTTCAAAATCTCCTGGCGCCAAAGTGTTCAGATGGTCTTTAGTCATGCTAAGGCTGGAGACTACGTaataacagtaggcctacatgttaacaatgagacagagagataaaaaaaaatgcggctcttattttttttttttttttgtgtcgttCGTCTGTTCGTCTGTCACGTTTGAATGTAAAACaagaataacaacaaaaaatacttttctaaaataaaatacctcctttatacaacgaATAGAgcaattgtttttctcttaatactAAAAGTATGCGAGGTCATTTGGAGAAAACTTTGGTATTCTACTTCACTTTTACCTACCTATTAGACTTTTTTTGACCGTTGTGGAACCACATATGATCTGTTGACGATTTCTCTCCATTACTCTGTGTCTATGATAGGATTACAGTCTCTTTCAGAGACAGGCCTCTCTATTTTTGCAAAACGTATATTaactcacgctgtctgtctgtctgttaaaaagtttgtacacgttatttctcccacacccaacctcggattaagctgaaatttggcaggattgtttcttttacctgacaacacaagaatcaatttttaaaaaattaacccattAGTTCTTGTTTGTTACTGTCCTTTCTTTGTAGACAACTAACTGGAGTAGAGGAAACCAAAGAGGTCCTAGTGTTATCCaaagaataaaaatttaaaatgtcttgATCTCAATATTTAGACTTTTCTCTTGtccatagatagatagatagatagatagatagatagatagatagatagatagatagacagacagacagacagacagacagacagacagacagatagatagatagatagatagatagatagatagatagatagatagatagatagatagatagagtgacagaaagatagatagaaagatagattgTATCGTAAAAATTTCGAATATGAATCAAATGTTTgcttagttaattttttaaagtatttcaaCAAATATTTAAGCTTACATCAGTATAAACAAAGAATATTTCCTTCCGATGACAACAAAGTTATCGCCCATATCGTCTGTATTAACACTGACACTCTCCCGCGGTTTTATCACTCGGCAGTCTATAATTGTTGTATTTCTCTCTTACCTGTCGAGTGTATTTCTAGATTCGTCTCGACAGATCCGTCACTTCCAGGTCAACTATTTAGCACACTTTATGTTGACTCTGTTGGAGAAACCATCTTGTGACGTTTCCTGGATGTTCGTATCTCAACGGGGAGTCTTTTTGTTGACAGATCTCGCACGGAACAGCGCGATAAACCTAGATTCGCTCAATAAACCTAGATTCCCATCAATAGACCTACATTTCTTAAATAAACCTAGATTCCCTCAATAGACCTACATTTCTTAAATAAACCTAGATTCCCTtaataaacatatattttttttcaaatgtcttTTCCGGGAACTATTTTATAATTAACTAACCACTTAAAAACAAACAGctaacaacaaacaacaaacaagccAAACTTGTGGAGAAGGAGAAGTTGATGATGAATCACTCCTCAGAGAAAGCATTGAGGATGTTTGGATTCTGGTAAAGACCTTTAGACCTAGTCGTCTCAACTTAGCGCCTTAGTGAAAgcgtttttttgtttgggaCATGGATAAGCTCGCTGTATGAGGTAAATTGTCCTCCGGCAGATGTTGTTTTGAAAAGACTTCACTTCATGGTACTTAAAAACTGTATTTTAGGATACCTGAAGTACTTACTTTATGGTACTTGAAGACTTCACTTCATGGTACTTAAACTGTATTTTAGGATACCTGAAGTACTTACTTGAAGACATTTCGTCATAGTACTTGAAGACATTACCTCATGGTACTTGACAATACTTCATGTTACTTAAAGACATTACTTCATGTTACTTGAAGACATTACTTCATGGTACTTGAAGATTTTACTTCATGGTACTTGAAGACATTACTTCAAGGTACTTGATGATTTTACTTCATGGTACTTAAAAGACATTACTTCATGTTACTTGAAGACATTACTTCATGGTACTTGAAGAGATTACTTCATGGTACTTGAAGATTTTACTTTATGGTACTTGAAGACGTTTCGTCATGGTACTTGAAGACATTACTTCATGGTACTTGAAGACATTACTTTATGGTACTTGAGGACATTTCATCATGGTACTTGAAGACATTACTTCATGGTACTTGAAGACATTACTTTATGGTACTTGAGGACATTTCATCATGGTACTTGAAGACATTACTTCATGGTACTTGAAGACATTACTTCATGGTACTTGAAGACATTACTTCATGGTACTTGAAGACATTACTTTATGGTACCTGAGGACATTTCATCATGGTACTTGAAGACATTACTTCATGGTACTTGAAGACATTACTTTATGGTACTTGAGGACATTTCATCATGGTACTTGAAGACATTACTTCATGGTACTTGAAGACATTACTTCATGGTACTTGAAGACATTACTTCATGGTACTTGAAGACATTACTTCATGGTACTTGAGGACATTACTTCATGGTAATTGAAGACATTACTTTATGGTAATTTAAGACATTACTTTATGGTACTTGAAGACATTACTTCATGGTACTTGAAGACATTACTTCATGGTACTTGAAGACATTACTTCATGGTACTTGAAGACATTACTTCATGGTACTTAAAGACATTACTTCATGGTACTTGAAGACATTACTTTATGATACTTGATAACATTACTTCATGGTACTTGAAGACATTACATGGTAATTAAAGACTTTACTTTAGTTGGtcatttgtctctttttgtCAGAAGTGTATCAACTGAAATAAAATTGGTCGATGAATTTGAAATCCATTCTCCTAATCAAGACTTGTTGCTCATAATTTGGTTAAAGCCTATCCTCAGTATCAATTAACATGGAAGCACTTAGAATGCTTTTTAATGCTATAGCTAGGGCTATGCCAAGCATATAAACAGTTATGCTGCCATTGCTGTAACATTAGTTTCAGCTTTTCAAAGCTATAAGAATTTAACATGAATGTGAATGTTAGGTTTTCGTATAAACATACATGTGAGAGAATTAACGCAATTTACAATCGTATTAAAATAcactggaaagaaaaaaaaaacctgaaacTCTGAAAACTATGttagaaaattttatttttaaaaatctgttttgTTTGTGAGTGGGTTCCTATATTTAGAAACGATATTTTAACGTAGATTTAAATTTAACCCTTTAAtacatttctttgtatttttgaCACGAGGTTAATTAGCAGACGAACTCCTACATCACGTGGAGATGATGTTGATGTGTTTCCCAGAATGCACTCGGCGATCTGCTGCAACAAGTTAGCGCTCTCGTTCCAAGTCTCGCGAGAGTTATTTGGTAATTACGTTTCTGGTGATGTGCTGAATGAAAGAGAGGCCGATGGAATGTATTGTTTCCTCATCCAGACATCTTAAGTTACTTGAGTTACCTGTGGATTACTTTACTTCTGTTAAAGTAATCCCAGCATTGTAACACTTGCAATTAAAGGTAACAACAGGAGTATAATCTTTGCAgatattacttttttaaactgCTTCTATGTTCAAttgtatagtaaaaaaaaatatttgatattaaatatcATACAAATATTTAACCCGTACGTTTAATGCCACAATATCGGCGTTTTGAAGTTTGAAGGCTTTACAATAAATCAGGATTAACGATTAATTAGgaaatatatcttatcttataaataacagacgttattttgtaaaaagagaagataattacgtcctatgcataTCCGTGGATCAAACGAGTCCTGCATTTTAATGAGAGAAATACATATCGTTGGTATTCCTGACTTATTGTATAATTATAATGTGATTGAGGGGTTCGAACCCCgaacccccagttcggaagtcaagtgttttaccactcatatatagatatagagagaTTAACGTTGGTTGGCGTAAGccgattgtaaaaaaaaaattaaaaaaaaataggaaagttccacctttcagaccttgtgatatatGGGTCAGATaatgtgatttttttgtttgtggccagcacaacgaccaaccgcctttactttccacaactaagatacccattagagctgggtgcccTAAAGATTAAGATGCAGAAATTagaaatcctagtcttcaccaggattcgaacccccgaACACCCAGTTcggaagtcaagtgctttaccactcagccaccgcgcctcctttaaCCTGTAGGCCACCTATCTAAGAAGCTTGAGTTCAAATCGCGGCTTGAGCTGACTTGTCTTTGCTGAACATCTAAAAGCAGcacggacccccccccccccccccacgagtAGGGGCCCCCACACCGAGCAAGCTAATAGCGTGCAATATGCGtaatacaaaagtaatttatataaaatcagGGGCGAACTGGGTGTCAAAATAGTCCCGGGCAATTCTATACAATCCGgaccataaattgtatattatatgatggacatccagcTCTAGGTCtgcctgtcctcaaaatcattatgttaactttgataatgtatcgatagctgtacacatgcatacagtgaacactATATCCTTATAAGGAATAAGCCTGAATAAGgcattttgttgcttttttaatcttaaagtgtgtaggccctaaaaggatgaagcctattAGTAGCACTGTCTGCGGATGTCAGCTATTacattaattttgaaaaatgtgttagattaaattagtggGCATAGCAGAGTTTgtaaaagatttgttttaatagagtctgtaaaagttttgttttaaaaacttcGCTCAGAGGGCCCCTCTTATAAGAGTatactataaaacctttaacaatttaatatgtGTCATAAGTAGCATCCATACGGCCCTTATGTTATAAAATGCAGACGTGAaatcaaaaaaaagaagatgatgaatttggtcctaccggcccattgGGGTATCGGCCCACCGGCAttagcccgaatgcccatatagccagtccgcccctatataaaatctataagatttattactaatttaatCCCGTGACTGGgtccaaactaatggatacaaatagagtataagatttttttaacaaatattgtttatattttcttgtttctctAGGTTTGATTCCCACACGAAACGCGTCATAGTCAGCAGTAAAATGTCTCACATGCTATGCGATGATGATCGGTGGACTTTATGAAGGGGTCAAACACATGTAACACAAATCACTTTAAACAACCGTGTCTAATAGAAATGACATAACACATAAAACAACTGTGTCCTACACACATGACACAACACATTAAAATCTTTGTCCTACACACATGACACAACACACTAAACAACTGTGTCCTACATTGTCCTACACAGATGACACACAACGCAGTAAATAACTGTGTCCTATACACATGACAGGAGACACTAAACAACTGTGTCCTACACACGTTATACAACACACTAAAATTTGTTACCTACAGACATAACACAGAACAGTAAATAACTGTTTCCTACACACATGACAAACCACAAAAAAATCTGTGTCCTACACACTTGACACAACACACTAAACGACTGTATCCTACACAAATGACACAGCATAGT is a genomic window containing:
- the LOC106060586 gene encoding uncharacterized protein LOC106060586 — protein: MKKQVNIIYSDKQNRKQVNIIYSDKQNRKQVNIIYSDKQNRKQVNIINSDKQKQEQVNIINSDKHMQEQVNIIYSHKQNKKQVNIIYSHKQNKKQVNIIYSHKQNKKQVNIIYSHKQNKKQVNIIYSHKQNKKELQTSKLVPINHVTWNVTLFDTAYKLHSPN